In a single window of the Gossypium hirsutum isolate 1008001.06 chromosome A13, Gossypium_hirsutum_v2.1, whole genome shotgun sequence genome:
- the LOC107894792 gene encoding transcription factor bHLH94 — MAMEAVVFQQDWFGYNGKDVLLGGNWSYGLGLGLGKEEEKFCFKHIPGNQTSDTNNLVDGDHRVSSSSQTSMAPPLPHSSGPSAVGRRKRRRSTKAPKNKEEIENQRMTHITVERNRRKQMNQYLSVLRSLMPPSYAQRGDQASIIGGSINFVKELEQRLQWLSGQKELKEERPKFDDFFTSPQYSTPIGDIEVNVNETHANLKIRWKRRPSLLFRLVSGLNAMRLTILHLNVTTAALIVLYSLTLKVEDDCKLTTVDGIASAVNQLLCRIEDDDGDDAMFNSFNSILP, encoded by the exons ATGGCAATGGAAGCAGTGGTATTCCAGCAAGACTGGTTTGGTTACAACGGCAAAGATGTGTTGTTAGGAGGGAATTGGAGTTACGGGTTGGGGTTGGGGTtggggaaagaagaagaaaaattctGCTTTAAACATATTCCCGGCAACCAAACATCAGATACCAATAATCTAGTTGATGGAGATCATCGGGTTAGTTCTTCTTCACAAACTTCAATGGCTCCACCATTACCCCATTCCAGTGGTCCGTCGGCTGTGGGTCGCCGGAAGAGACGTCGATCCACCAAGGCTCCAAAAAACAAGGAAGAGATAGAGAACCAGAGAATGACTCACATCACAGTTGAGCGCAATAGAAGAAAGCAAATGAATCAATATCTTTCCGTTCTTCGATCTTTAATGCCTCCATCTTATGCCCAAAGG GGGGATCAAGCATCCATTATAGGGGGATCTATCAATTTTGTAAAAGAGCTAGAGCAAAGGCTTCAATGGCTAAGTGGTCAGAAAGAGTTAAAAGAAGAAAGACCAAAATTTGATGACTTCTTCACGTCCCCACAGTACTCAACACCCATTGGTGACATAGAAGTTAACGTAAATGAGACGCATGCAAACCTCAAAATAAGATGGAAAAGGCGACCCTCTCTGCTCTTCAGATTGGTTTCAGGCTTGAATGCTATGCGTCTCACCATCCTTCATCTCAATGTCACAACCGCTGCTCTAATTGTCCTCTATTCTCTCACTCTCAAG GTAGAAGATGATTGCAAGCTGACTACAGTGGATGGAATTGCTTCAGCAGTGAATCAGTTGCTATGTAGAATTGaagatgatgatggtgatgatgctatgttcaattcatttaattcaattctccCATGA